The Amaranthus tricolor cultivar Red isolate AtriRed21 chromosome 2, ASM2621246v1, whole genome shotgun sequence genome contains the following window.
TTTTGATGTCAATTGCAttgttaattgaattgttaatagAGTTGTTTAATTGGTACGCATTAGTATATTGTGTTTGTGGAGTTCTGAAGTTAGGGTTTGTATTTGGTAATTGTGCAGATGAGGACAAAAAATCCTGTATTTAATTCTTCAACTGGAATCAAAAGCATTTTCAACCTAAAAATATGGCATGAGGGACGGTTTGTTTTTAAGAATAAAAGAAGGTTGTATGATGAAGGGTGCCTTGATATCAAAGTGAGTTGTtctgaaattaatttttttggtgtTGTACAATCAGTTAGGAAGGTCATTCTGAGGAAAGATGCTGACTTTACTGTATATTATAGGTGTAAAGGGAGGAGCTTGATGAATGGTTTAACTGAATTTACACCCAACACAcctttagttgatgtattggcAACGAAAGATGAGAATGATTTCATTACTGTATATGTGGAGTATGATCATTGTACATTTGATGTGGGTTCTTTGGATGCTGGTGGTGGAGTTGAGGAGGATAATGATAATTATGGGTTTGAGCAGGATACTGATGATGCTGGAAGTGAGGACATTTCTGACTTTGAAGATGCTGCAAAGAATTTGGACATTGAAGATTGTGGTTGGGCTGGGCCTAAGGTATTAGAAGGTTGACCAAGTACTTTTGTTGGCCCAGAAGTGGAGTTAGACCACAATGAAATGGGAAATAATAGCCAAAACCCTAAGTGCAAAAAAGTAGAAAAACTAGCAGCCTTCAGGAGAAAAACAAAGGCTTGTTTTGAACAAGTAACCATTGAAGATCCAGAACCACAGATTGGAACAGAGGATGATGTATTATATGATGGTGCCGCAGATGAAGATATACCAGTAGGTGGGGATTTATTTGCAGAAGGTGTCACCAAGAACTTGGATAGTAGGGTTGAGAACGGCCTGCAACAGCACAAGTTCCCTCAACTGACTGTTAGGGATGAAGAGGTTGAAGTGAGAGAAGATGATGATTTGAATGAAGACTCAGAGGAGGAAGGCAGTGGAGCAGAATCAGATGATGATAAGGTGGATGAGGGACCAGTATTCAATCCTAAGGTTGACTTAAAAAAATGTGGAGTTGAAGAAGGGAATCAGATTTGAAAGTGTGCAGGATGTTAGGAAGGCCATTAGGCACCATGCTATTATGAACAGGTATGATTACTATTTCTTGCATAACAATACAAGAAGAGTTAGTGTATACTGTAAACATAGATGCAAGTGCCCTTTGAAGTACGGTAGGTATATAGAATGCATATGTGATGAGCAGAAGTGTTTATTTAGAATTCAttgtagaaaattaaaattggaGGAAACTTGGCAGATTAAAAGTATGACCAGTGAACATAGTTGTGGATTTCACAGTGCAAATCCCAAAGTTACATCTGAGTTTCTAGCTGAAAGGTATTTAGACCATTTTAGGGATGACCCCAATCTGAAGCTCAAATACTTCATGAAGTTGATTCTTAGGGACATTGGGGTAAGTGTGAAGTATCACAAGGCCTATTATGCCAAGGTCATTGCTCTTCACATGATTCATGGTAGTGCATTAGAGCAATACCAAAGGGTTTGGGACTACGCTGCTGCAGTTAGGAAGTATGTAGTAGGTTCATCTGCGTTTGTTATTGTGAGTGACATAGAAAGTCCCCCAACTACATTCCAAAGAATGTACATCTGTTTACAGCCTTGTAAGGAGGGGTTTCTACAAGGTTGTAGGCACATAATTGGTGTTGATGGTTGCCACCTGAAAGGGCAATGGCCAGGAGTATGTTTGGTAGCTGTTGGTAAAGATGGGAATAATAACTTGTTTCCCATAGCGTGGGCTGTTGCAGAAgttgaaaataaatatagttGGACATGGTTTCTTGATCTGTTGACCAAAGATCTTGGTAGTGTTACTGAACACATCACTTGGGTCCATGAAAATGAGCAGCTAACCTTCATGTCTGACAGGCAAAAGGTACAATACAGTGCCTTTGTTTTGCTCCAtttcaagtattccataaaaaattttaacacaatTTTTGTGAAACAGGGACTATTGGATGCATTCTCCAAAGTAGTGCCAAATGCAGATGTAAGGTATTGTTGCAGACATATATGGGCCAACTTCAAACTCAATTTTGCAGGAACGGCTTTTAAGTCTTTGTTTTGGCAGGCAGCAAGGGCAGGGACCAAAGCAATATTATAAACTCTTCTCTTGTTTAAATAAGGCAATTTTTGTGTATTGATGcttaaataatcaatgatcacaCTTAAATAATGCAGGACAAATTCAATGAACAAATGCAAGCCATTAAGATGTTGTCTATTGATGCTTTCAAGTATTTGGACAACATCCCTGTTCAAAGGTGGAGTAGGCATGCTTTCAACCCCAAGACCAAGTCAGCCATGGTGTTGAACAATTGTTGTGAGTCATTTAATTCGGTTTTGAGGGAGTgtagaaacaaaccaatattgaGCATGATGGAGTGGATAAGAAGATATGTCATGGCAAGGGCTTTCAACAAAAGGGAGGGATGTAGGAATTATCAAGGGTCAATCATGCCAGTTGCTATGAAGGTGCTCAAAAGTGCCCAAGATATGGCCAAGAACTGCTTTGAGACAATTTCTGATATTGACTTGTTTGAGGTGGATCATGATGGAGATAGATGGGTGGTTGACTTGAAAAGGCATTCATGTGGTTGTTTCAGGTGGGATTTGACAGGAATCCCTTGCTGTCATGCATTCAAATGCATCATGGCATTCAGGGGCAACCCTGAAATGTATGTGCACAAGGCATACAGTAAGGAGATGTATGCCTTAGCGTATGCACCTATTTTTCAACCAATGCCTGGAATGAAGCATTGGGATTCTACAGACCATCCCAAACCTAACCCTCCTGGTATGAAAAAGCTCCCTGGCAGACCATCACAAAGAAAAAGAATCAAAGAGAAGGGTGATGGGGAAGCTGAACCTAAACCTCCAGTACTAAGAAAGAGGAAGCCCAATGCATGCAGTAACTGTGGAGGTCTAGGCCACAATAAAAGCAAGTGCAAGAACCCACCTGCACCCCCTAAACCTCCAGCAAAAAGAGGAAGGCCAATGGGTGATGGTGttccaaaacaaaccataaAGAAGAAAAGGGGAGAAATGAGCCGAAGTAGTCAACAACAACTCTTCACAACCAGTAGAAGCATCTCAAACATCTCACACATGAATTTAGTAGCTTTGAAGTTAGTTTGTTAAACATTATTACTTTTTATGGATGATATTATGCATTATGAAAATTGGTTGAATACTTAACAAATGGATGATATTTAAGCTGCACAGTATAAAATggatacaaaaacaaaaacatctaACAAATTTAATTCAATACTTCAACTTTA
Protein-coding sequences here:
- the LOC130805473 gene encoding uncharacterized protein LOC130805473, with product MGNNSQNPKCKKVEKLAAFRRKTKACFEQVTIEDPEPQIGTEDDVLYDGAADEDIPVGGDLFAEGVTKNLDSRVENGLQQHKFPQLTVRDEEVEVREDDDLNEDSEEEGSGAESDDDKVDEGPVFNPKDVRKAIRHHAIMNRYDYYFLHNNTRRVSVYCKHRCKCPLKYGRYIECICDEQKCLFRIHCRKLKLEETWQIKSMTSEHSCGFHSANPKVTSEFLAERYLDHFRDDPNLKLKYFMKLILRDIGVSVKYHKAYYAKVIALHMIHGSALEQYQRVWDYAAAVRKYVVGSSAFVIVSDIESPPTTFQRMYICLQPCKEGFLQGCRHIIGVDGCHLKGQWPGVCLVAVGKDGNNNLFPIAWAVAEVENKYSWTWFLDLLTKDLGSVTEHITWVHENEQLTFMSDRQKGLLDAFSKVVPNADVRYCCRHIWANFKLNFAGTAFKSLFWQAARAGTKAIL
- the LOC130805475 gene encoding uncharacterized protein LOC130805475, whose product is MLSIDAFKYLDNIPVQRWSRHAFNPKTKSAMVLNNCCESFNSVLRECRNKPILSMMEWIRRYVMARAFNKREGCRNYQGSIMPVAMKVLKSAQDMAKNCFETISDIDLFEVDHDGDRWVVDLKRHSCGCFRWDLTGIPCCHAFKCIMAFRGNPEMYVHKAYSKEMYALAYAPIFQPMPGMKHWDSTDHPKPNPPGMKKLPGRPSQRKRIKEKGDGEAEPKPPVLRKRKPNACSNCGGLGHNKSKCKNPPAPPKPPAKRGRPMGDGVPKQTIKKKRGEMSRSSQQQLFTTSRSISNISHMNLVALKLVC